The Hippoglossus stenolepis isolate QCI-W04-F060 chromosome 12, HSTE1.2, whole genome shotgun sequence genome segment ATGCAAGATTTCTAAAACAAGTTCCTCCTGCATAAGagttaaatgttgaaatgaaagatCATCAATGTAGAAAATCATTATAGGGGCTTTGCCAATCTCAAATTATACACTGGTTTATTTCTTAATATTAAATTTGAAACTaagcaagaaaaaaacagttgtATGTTTCATCAGAAAGTCGATAACAAACTGTTTAATCACTTTCATGACCAGAAAAATGTTCTCCTGTCTGTCAAAGGCAACTTTTACGTAGCTGGTTGGATAAAGTTTGTTTGTAggtatttgatttattatgaaAAATTGCATCTTAAGTAAGTGACCTCCCCAATCTGGTGTCTAACTATGGGCAGAATGTGGTCAAATACAGGATTATTAAATAATACATCAATGTTAAACAGTAACGTACCCAAATctactgtatttttttacttaaacCTTTTAGGCCTGTGCTGTATTAAACTGATATCTTCGGTATTCAGGCAGAGAAAAGGGCAAGCATTTCTTTCACTATTTCAAACCAGGTGGAAAGCAAATCCCTAGCTTTACCGGTGGAAACCTTTCTCCTCAGATTCACTAACTTAATGGTAGGAAACCATCATGAGGGCTGTGCCAATCTAAACTGATGCTATGTCTGTGGTCttcatattcaatttaaaaCTAAGCAAGAGGgttgcatgtttgcatgttttgtcAGAAAGCCAAAAACAAATCGGCAaaacttctccttctcctgtaGCTGGTTGGATAAAGTTTCTTTTAtagatatttgatttattataacaTACATTATAATTTTAAAGATGTGTACTAACCACTCTGATGTTTAATTACAGGCCGTAAGCTGGATGGAGCACATTTAAGGATGAGcaaataacacaacaatgaTATTATACAGTATCTTACCCAATCCTCTGGAGCGCTTTCAGGCCTTGTAGGTCATCAGAttgacagacaaacaggtgCATAGTCCATTCGCGTTGCTCTTCTCCGTTGCTTCACTGTGGATTCTGTGATTTCACACAGGATAGACGCTTGTGGCACTTTTCAGTATTTTTAGTAAACAGCTTCAGCGGTAGGAACCTTTCTTCTGCTCTTCGCTGGTGTCAGGACGCCTTTCAGCGGTGCACACGTGTTGAACCTTCACCCCTCCAACtggtttattgttttgatttctcaGGTTGTGTTTCCGTTACACTCGCAGCTAACGTGTCGACGTCAGAGACATAAAACCAGCAGTTCTcttgatggttttatttttaaatctcagaCCCGAACGTGACACATTAAAATGACGGCGTGGACCAGATAACGGGCTTCCTGTCGATAAAGATGATGTATCTGAGATAAGCTAACTTTAGCCGCGGTGGCTAACGCAGCGTACGTAGCTCCGGTTCCAACATGACGGGGACGAGGAGCTGTGTGTAGCGGGGACCGAGCTCACACCGGACCGCACTGGGCTCCTGTTCTTCGGACACTGGTTTCCAGCACTGACCCGTCCCCGTGTTGGAAGTGAGCGAAAGTGTTTAACATCCAGCCGGCGAacaggtatgtgtgtgcagctccGATCACCAACTAGCTCCATGTtgtttctttgacttttctctctatctctctctctctctctctctgtatttgttAATGGTGTTTCCTGTTGACGTGTCGTTTCAGTGTcggactccctctctctctcgatgGGTGAGGAAAAGCCGGACACGCTGGACTTTGTGAAGGACTTCCAGGAGTATCTGAGCCAGCAGACCCAGCATGTCAACATGATATCAGGCTCCGTCAGCGGCGTCAAGGAGGCGGACGAGCTGCCAGCAGGTACAGGTCCTGTTAACCTCTGCTTATGGCCCTGATGTGTAAATGTAGGCTTCTGGCTTTGCTGCAGTTTTATACTGATTTGTTTCTGATAACTTGGGACAAACTTTGCTGTTACCTGTTATCATCAACCACTGGAATAacccatccattcattatctatacaCTTATCATTTGAGGATCAGAGCTGACATTCGGTGAGGGGTGGGGGATATTATATAGTTATAAAGTATAACCTGAGTTTGTATTGtaggttttatatttttctcttgtATGAATTCTAAGTTCTGCTAATGTTGATGTTCACAGACTGCAGTCAGAATGGCCTGGATCACCCCACAGTGGACATGTCCCTGGAGGACAGTTCAGGGATCCTCGTGGATGGCTTCGAGAGGACCTACGACGGCAAGCTCAAGTGCCGCTACTGCAACTACGCCACCAGAGGCACAGCACGACTCATCGAGCACATCCGAATTCACACAGGTGAGTGTTAGTGGTTAACCTTCGCAGGACGCTGCTGacaaatattttgttatttagcCTGTTTTCCTCAATTTAACAGGAGAGAAGCCGCACCGCTGCCACCTCTGTCCATTTGCCTCAGCCTACGAGCGCCACCTGGAGGCCCACATGCGGTCGCACACAGGCGAGAAGCCGTACAAGTGTGAGCTGTGCTCCTTCCGCTGCAGTGACCGTAGCAACTTGTCGCACCACCGCCGCAGACGCCACAAACTCCTCCCAATGAAAGGCGCTCGCTCACTCTCCCACAAGAAGATGCTGAGTGTTTTACAGAAGAAGGCCAGCTCTTTGGGTTACGGTCGCCGGCTGCTCATCAACTTCAGCCCCCCTTCTATGGTGGTGCACAAGGCGGATAATGTGAATGACTTCTCTCA includes the following:
- the ikzf5 gene encoding zinc finger protein Pegasus, encoding MGEEKPDTLDFVKDFQEYLSQQTQHVNMISGSVSGVKEADELPADCSQNGLDHPTVDMSLEDSSGILVDGFERTYDGKLKCRYCNYATRGTARLIEHIRIHTGEKPHRCHLCPFASAYERHLEAHMRSHTGEKPYKCELCSFRCSDRSNLSHHRRRRHKLLPMKGARSLSHKKMLSVLQKKASSLGYGRRLLINFSPPSMVVHKADNVNDFSHELPHLRQETYGNQSGAVEDGLATNQNHIPHDMIMDNPLNQLSTLAGQLASLPSESQALTQPPMSPGAESIVDEKPFLIQQPHPSTAPVDVTASVAHASSSSPITPEHRAPPHSNCSPGGGPCSEHSGRTSTPSVVSNSQPSTPAPGLSAPLQDHHALHHCQHCDIYFPDNILYTIHMGCHGYEKPFQCNICGYKCKSKYDFACHFARGQHK